The following proteins are co-located in the Microbacterium sp. SORGH_AS_0888 genome:
- a CDS encoding RNA-binding protein: MLAAALEHVVKGIVDHPEDVRIASSTSPRGDVLEVHVHPDDRGRVIGRGGRTAKALRTVVGALAAPGRVRVDVADD, encoded by the coding sequence CACGTCGTCAAGGGGATCGTCGATCACCCGGAAGACGTGCGCATCGCCTCCTCCACGTCGCCGCGCGGCGACGTGCTCGAGGTGCACGTGCACCCGGATGACCGGGGGCGCGTGATCGGACGTGGCGGCCGCACCGCCAAGGCCCTGCGGACCGTCGTGGGGGCGCTCGCCGCCCCCGGACGCGTCCGCGTCGACGTCGCAGACGACTGA